One genomic window of Choristoneura fumiferana chromosome 14, NRCan_CFum_1, whole genome shotgun sequence includes the following:
- the LOC141434812 gene encoding uncharacterized oxidoreductase YjmC-like isoform X2 yields the protein MPEVQMEEVRRFMKECLEATGVPGTEATEHAALLLQADCTGHYSHGLNRLEFYVKDLETGATNPKGEPRILKETAATAWVDGGDGLGATVGNFCMDLAIKKAKESGIGWVAAKGSNHFGMAGWWAQRAEKSGYIGMAFTNSSPLLVPTRSKDGALGTNPIAMAAPASGGDSILVDMSSSAVAMGKVEVKIHEGKPLPPGWAMGPDGKMTHDPQVAFDSGRLYPLGGVEETSGYKGYCLSAMNEVFCSSLSGKSPATLGRDKTWRASKPRPGVRCHRPWLLRAWLRRTPG from the exons ATGCCTGAAGTACAAATGGAAGAGGTGAGGAGGTTCATGAAGGAGTGCCTCGAAGCAACAGGAGTGCCTGGAACAGAGGCCACAGAGCACGctgcgctgctgctgcaggctGATTGCACCGGACATTACAGCCACGGCCTCAACAGACTCG agtttTACGTAAAAGATCTGGAGACAGGAGCTACAAATCCTAAAGGCGAGCCCAGGATCCTCAAAGAGACTGCGGCCACAGCGTGGGTGGACGGCGGGGATGGGCTTGGAGCAACGGTTGGCAATTTCTGCATGGACCTAGCGATCAAGAAAGCTAAGGAGTCTGGGATCGGGTGGGTGGCTGCTAAAG GTTCCAACCATTTCGGAATGGCGGGCTGGTGGGCTCAAAGGGCTGAAAAATCGGGATACATTGGGATGGCCTTCACCAACTCCTCGCCTTTGTTGGTCCCCACCAGGTCCAAAGAC GGTGCTTTGGGTACAAACCCAATAGCGATGGCAGCTCCAGCCAGCGGCGGAGACTCTATACTGGTCGATATGTCCTCCTCAGCTGTCGCAATGGGCAAG GTAGAGGTAAAGATACATGAAGGAAAGCCATTACCTCCTGGCTGGGCCATGGGACCCGATGGCAAGATGACCCATGATCCTCAAGTG GCATTCGACTCGGGAAGGTTGTATCCATTGGGGGGCGTTGAGGAGACCAGCGGCTACAAGGGCTACTGTCTCAGCGCCATGAACGAAGTCTTCTGCAGTTCACTCTCTG GCAAGTCACCAGCGACCTTGGGACGAGACAAGACCTGGCGAGCATCCAAACCTCGGCCAGGTGTTCGTTGCCATCGACCCTGGCTGCTTCGCGCCTGGCTTCGGCGAACGCCTGGCTGA
- the LOC141434816 gene encoding LOW QUALITY PROTEIN: delta(1)-pyrroline-2-carboxylate reductase-like (The sequence of the model RefSeq protein was modified relative to this genomic sequence to represent the inferred CDS: inserted 1 base in 1 codon), giving the protein MAGFWAKKASDKGLIGMAFTNTSPLLAPTRSKKAALGTNPISVVAPGSNGETLYVDMATTAVSVGKIEIQRRKGEPXPNGWAQDPDGNNTTDAELAFKTGCLMPLGGAEHTSGYKGYGLAAMVELFCGISSGSKYGHHIRSWSHSGDGGPADLGHCFMALDPECFAPGFGDRLAESMQHWRQLEPADPSLPVLAPGDKEWEAERQSEESGTVSYVKQQLEASAALAQKLKVTPMTVL; this is encoded by the exons ATGGCAGGATTCTGGGCGAAGAAAGCTTCAGACAAGGGTCTCATTGGCATGGCGTTCACCAACACCTCACCGTTACTGGCGCCCACGAGGAGTAAAAAA GCAGCGCTTGGCACCAACCCGATATCGGTAGTGGCACCGGGGTCAAATGGAGAGACCTTGTACGTTGATATGGCTACAACTGCTGTTTCAGTTGGGAAG ATCGAAATACAGCGCCGCAAAGGCGAGC TCCCAAATGGGTGGGCGCAGGATCCAGACGGCAACAACACGACGGATGCAGAGTTG GCGTTTAAAACTGGCTGCCTGATGCCACTGGGTGGCGCGGAGCACACCTCAGGATACAAGGGTTACGGCTTGGCAGCTATGGTTGAGCTTTTCTGTGGGATAAGCTCAG GATCCAAATACGGACACCACATCCGTTCCTGGTCCCACTCAGGAGATGGTGGGCCCGCGGACCTAGGCCATTGCTTCATGGCCCTTGACCCTGAATGCTTCGCGCCGGGCTTCGGCGACCGCCTTGCTGAGAGCATGCAGCACTGGAGGCAGCTGGAACCG gCTGACCCTAGCCTACCGGTGCTGGCGCCAGGCGACAAGGAGTGGGAAGCGGAGCGTCAGAGCGAAGAGAGCGGGACAGTCTCTTACGTGAAGCAACAGCTGGAGGCCAGCGCTGCGCTCGCGCAGAAACTTAAAGTCACACCCATGACTGTACTATAG
- the LOC141434812 gene encoding (2R)-3-sulfolactate dehydrogenase (NADP(+))-like isoform X1 translates to MPEVQMEEVRRFMKECLEATGVPGTEATEHAALLLQADCTGHYSHGLNRLEFYVKDLETGATNPKGEPRILKETAATAWVDGGDGLGATVGNFCMDLAIKKAKESGIGWVAAKGSNHFGMAGWWAQRAEKSGYIGMAFTNSSPLLVPTRSKDGALGTNPIAMAAPASGGDSILVDMSSSAVAMGKVEVKIHEGKPLPPGWAMGPDGKMTHDPQVAFDSGRLYPLGGVEETSGYKGYCLSAMNEVFCSSLSGAKASHQRPWDETRPGEHPNLGQVFVAIDPGCFAPGFGERLADCLQHWRNLPPVDPSLPVLAPRRDKERQHAEETRNRWENRLRT, encoded by the exons ATGCCTGAAGTACAAATGGAAGAGGTGAGGAGGTTCATGAAGGAGTGCCTCGAAGCAACAGGAGTGCCTGGAACAGAGGCCACAGAGCACGctgcgctgctgctgcaggctGATTGCACCGGACATTACAGCCACGGCCTCAACAGACTCG agtttTACGTAAAAGATCTGGAGACAGGAGCTACAAATCCTAAAGGCGAGCCCAGGATCCTCAAAGAGACTGCGGCCACAGCGTGGGTGGACGGCGGGGATGGGCTTGGAGCAACGGTTGGCAATTTCTGCATGGACCTAGCGATCAAGAAAGCTAAGGAGTCTGGGATCGGGTGGGTGGCTGCTAAAG GTTCCAACCATTTCGGAATGGCGGGCTGGTGGGCTCAAAGGGCTGAAAAATCGGGATACATTGGGATGGCCTTCACCAACTCCTCGCCTTTGTTGGTCCCCACCAGGTCCAAAGAC GGTGCTTTGGGTACAAACCCAATAGCGATGGCAGCTCCAGCCAGCGGCGGAGACTCTATACTGGTCGATATGTCCTCCTCAGCTGTCGCAATGGGCAAG GTAGAGGTAAAGATACATGAAGGAAAGCCATTACCTCCTGGCTGGGCCATGGGACCCGATGGCAAGATGACCCATGATCCTCAAGTG GCATTCGACTCGGGAAGGTTGTATCCATTGGGGGGCGTTGAGGAGACCAGCGGCTACAAGGGCTACTGTCTCAGCGCCATGAACGAAGTCTTCTGCAGTTCACTCTCTG GTGCTAAGGCAAGTCACCAGCGACCTTGGGACGAGACAAGACCTGGCGAGCATCCAAACCTCGGCCAGGTGTTCGTTGCCATCGACCCTGGCTGCTTCGCGCCTGGCTTCGGCGAACGCCTGGCTGACTGTCTCCAGCACTGGAGGAACTTGCCACCG GTTGACCCATCGCTGCCAGTGCTGGCTCCTCGACGGGATAAAGAGCGACAACATGCCGAAGAAACCAGGAACAGATGGGAAAATCGTTTACGCACCTAA